The following are encoded together in the Oceanobacillus zhaokaii genome:
- a CDS encoding PadR family transcriptional regulator: protein MNVQFKKGVLELCVLVLLDKQDRYGYELVQKISEQIDVSEGSAYPLLRRLTKEGYFTTYLKESTEGPPRKYYKLTDSGRTYLHDLLQEWKEFTNGVNQLIKEGVKGD from the coding sequence GTGAACGTACAATTTAAAAAAGGTGTATTAGAATTATGTGTTCTTGTACTTTTAGATAAGCAGGATCGCTATGGATATGAACTTGTGCAAAAGATATCAGAGCAGATTGATGTATCAGAGGGATCTGCATATCCACTATTAAGACGATTAACAAAAGAAGGTTACTTCACGACATACTTAAAGGAGTCTACTGAAGGACCACCAAGAAAGTATTACAAGTTAACTGACAGCGGCAGAACGTATCTACATGACCTGCTTCAGGAGTGGAAAGAGTTCACAAATGGAGTAAATCAATTAATAAAGGAAGGTGTAAAAGGTGACTAA
- a CDS encoding DUF1700 domain-containing protein: MTKKQFLTKLNASLKKLPPEERQDIMQDIEEYFAIGSEEGKSEEQIATSLGSPEQIAKELVATHRVEKVEETTSTGNIIRAVWAVIGLGFFNLVIVLGPFVALAGVIIAGWLMGVSFVVSPILVLINVFIHPEVFELFDLFFSIGLAGIGLFIAIGMFFATRAIKNGFVRYLKYNVGLVKGGLKHA; the protein is encoded by the coding sequence GTGACTAAAAAGCAATTTCTTACTAAATTAAATGCATCTTTGAAGAAACTGCCACCAGAGGAAAGGCAGGATATTATGCAAGATATTGAAGAGTATTTCGCGATTGGATCAGAAGAAGGAAAGTCTGAAGAACAAATAGCCACTTCACTTGGCTCCCCCGAACAAATTGCAAAAGAGCTGGTGGCAACACATCGTGTTGAAAAAGTTGAGGAAACTACTTCAACAGGTAATATAATCCGTGCAGTTTGGGCTGTCATTGGATTAGGATTTTTTAACCTTGTCATTGTATTAGGACCATTTGTCGCTTTAGCGGGGGTTATTATTGCCGGCTGGTTAATGGGAGTTTCATTTGTCGTTTCACCGATACTCGTATTAATAAATGTATTTATACACCCCGAGGTTTTTGAATTATTTGACCTGTTCTTTTCTATTGGTCTTGCTGGGATTGGTCTATTCATTGCAATCGGAATGTTCTTCGCAACTCGTGCTATAAAAAATGGATTTGTCCGTTATTTAAAATACAATGTAGGACTTGTGAAGGGGGGCTTAAAGCATGCTTAA
- a CDS encoding DUF4097 family beta strand repeat-containing protein: protein MLNIKKISIVALVLLLVGVTGSLLTVNAKKQSEPIKEERIIQGEDFTNIDIKADNAEVEVFPTSNHAAKVELTGGDKKSRAYTFDVDVQENTLAVLLDEKNLKFYNFNFTESALALKVYVPKKLYESLLVEAANGRIKAEEIGVEAATVKTINGTIELQDLQTSTLHVSSDNGKILLQNIEGDISGNVINGEIDFVTDHLDRNIDFENLNGKIGIQTLKEPKNATIDVEVAFGGVNIFGDSKRNAVFGKGENLIKLSTLNGEVTVTK from the coding sequence ATGCTTAACATTAAAAAGATTTCTATTGTTGCTTTAGTTCTTTTATTAGTAGGTGTGACCGGGAGCCTTTTAACAGTAAATGCAAAGAAACAATCGGAGCCGATCAAAGAAGAAAGAATCATTCAGGGTGAGGATTTTACCAATATTGATATTAAGGCCGACAACGCGGAGGTAGAAGTTTTCCCCACAAGTAATCATGCAGCCAAAGTTGAGTTAACAGGTGGAGATAAAAAGAGCAGAGCATATACCTTCGATGTTGATGTTCAAGAAAATACACTCGCTGTTCTTTTAGATGAAAAAAATCTTAAATTCTATAACTTTAACTTTACAGAGTCGGCACTAGCTCTAAAAGTTTATGTACCTAAAAAATTGTATGAATCATTATTAGTAGAGGCCGCAAATGGAAGGATTAAAGCAGAAGAAATAGGTGTAGAAGCAGCAACGGTAAAAACGATTAATGGAACAATTGAACTACAAGATTTACAAACCTCTACACTTCATGTCAGTTCAGATAATGGAAAAATCCTTCTACAAAACATAGAAGGGGATATTTCCGGAAATGTAATTAATGGAGAAATCGACTTTGTAACAGATCATTTAGACCGCAACATTGATTTTGAGAATCTGAACGGTAAAATCGGAATCCAAACTTTAAAGGAACCGAAAAATGCTACGATCGATGTAGAAGTTGCTTTTGGGGGTGTTAATATATTTGGTGATTCTAAACGAAATGCTGTGTTCGGAAAGGGAGAAAACCTGATAAAATTATCTACTCTGAATGGAGAAGTTACTGTTACGAAATAA
- a CDS encoding sugar O-acetyltransferase has product MKTEKEKMVAGELYNPADPVLLMDREEARRRVRIYNQTLETEEEKRTEILKGLLGSTGENLSMEPNIRFDYGYNTHVGENFYANFDCTILDVSEVRFGDNCMLAPGVQIYTATHPLNPTERNSGKEYAKPITIGNNVWIGGSAIINPGVTVGDNVVIASGSVVTKDVPENVVVGGNPARVIKHIEV; this is encoded by the coding sequence ATGAAAACAGAAAAAGAAAAAATGGTGGCTGGAGAATTGTATAATCCTGCTGACCCAGTATTATTAATGGATCGTGAGGAAGCAAGACGTAGGGTTAGGATATATAATCAAACGTTAGAAACCGAAGAAGAAAAGCGAACAGAAATATTAAAAGGATTACTCGGATCGACTGGAGAAAACCTATCGATGGAGCCAAATATAAGATTTGATTATGGCTATAATACACACGTAGGAGAAAACTTTTATGCCAACTTTGACTGTACCATTTTAGATGTTAGTGAAGTGCGTTTTGGAGATAATTGTATGCTTGCTCCTGGTGTGCAGATCTATACAGCAACACATCCACTTAATCCAACTGAACGTAATTCAGGCAAAGAATATGCCAAACCGATTACGATTGGGAACAATGTATGGATTGGGGGAAGTGCAATTATCAACCCAGGGGTAACAGTAGGGGATAACGTTGTAATTGCGTCAGGTTCAGTAGTTACTAAAGATGTACCGGAGAATGTTGTAGTTGGAGGTAATCCTGCTAGAGTAATAAAACATATTGAAGTATAG
- a CDS encoding uracil-DNA glycosylase, with translation MTILKNDWEPILKEEFQKDYYIRLHAFLKQEYSSYTVYPEMQDIFNALHYTDYQNTKVVILGQDPYHGPNQAQGLSFSVKPEVRIPPSLKNIYKELHDDLGFPAPNHGSLINWAKQGVLLLNTVLTVRKGEPNSHKGKGWELFTNEVIKQVCAKTDPVVFILWGKHAQEKAELITASQHLIIKSPHPSPFSANRGFFGSRPFSRTNQFLEEAGLAPIDWKIE, from the coding sequence ATGACTATCTTAAAAAATGACTGGGAGCCAATATTAAAGGAGGAGTTTCAAAAAGACTATTATATAAGATTACATGCCTTTTTGAAGCAGGAATATAGTTCTTATACTGTATATCCGGAAATGCAAGATATTTTTAATGCGCTTCATTATACAGATTATCAAAATACAAAAGTTGTTATTCTAGGACAGGACCCATATCATGGCCCAAATCAAGCACAAGGTTTAAGTTTTTCCGTTAAACCTGAAGTACGTATACCACCTTCGTTAAAAAATATTTATAAGGAATTACATGATGATTTAGGTTTTCCAGCTCCTAATCATGGTAGTTTAATTAATTGGGCCAAGCAAGGTGTTCTATTGTTGAACACAGTTTTAACAGTTAGGAAAGGGGAACCCAATTCCCATAAAGGAAAAGGTTGGGAATTATTTACCAATGAGGTCATTAAGCAGGTATGTGCAAAAACAGATCCTGTGGTATTCATTCTTTGGGGCAAGCATGCCCAAGAAAAAGCGGAATTAATTACAGCATCCCAACATTTAATCATAAAATCTCCTCACCCAAGTCCCTTTTCTGCTAATCGAGGATTTTTTGGCAGCCGCCCATTTTCAAGAACAAACCAATTTTTGGAAGAGGCAGGACTTGCGCCGATTGACTGGAAGATTGAATAG
- a CDS encoding VOC family protein, whose translation MNSSLCMISIKIQDIETAKHFYCETLNFKVERAYGDDIVELSLEGFPIILEKVSNPNTLVYEDNSQVVIGLKTEDIQSDILYLKEKGAKLLYETPQKCPPGHFTVIEDPFGNKIELLEFAK comes from the coding sequence ATGAACAGCAGCTTATGTATGATATCAATTAAAATCCAAGATATTGAAACTGCAAAGCATTTTTATTGTGAAACTCTCAATTTTAAAGTAGAACGAGCGTATGGTGATGATATTGTGGAATTGAGTCTAGAGGGGTTTCCTATTATTCTCGAAAAAGTATCGAATCCAAATACACTAGTCTACGAAGATAACTCACAGGTAGTAATTGGCTTAAAAACAGAGGATATTCAATCTGACATTCTCTATTTAAAAGAAAAAGGTGCTAAGTTATTGTATGAAACTCCCCAGAAATGCCCGCCAGGACATTTCACAGTAATTGAAGATCCATTTGGAAACAAAATTGAATTACTGGAATTTGCAAAGTAA